A region from the Terriglobales bacterium genome encodes:
- the htpX gene encoding zinc metalloprotease HtpX — MNTFKTAFLLTLMTLLMLAIGQYFGGERGMIMALVFAGVMNFVSYFFSDKIALAMYGAKPVTREQSPRVYGIVERLTQRTGLPMPKLFVIPSESPNAFATGRNPKHASVAVTEGILQLLTDEELEGVLAHELGHVRNRDILIGSVAATIAGAITMLARMGFWFGGSRDDRDRGGSPIGAIAMLILAPLAAMLIQMAVSRSREYAADATGAHITGNPYALASALRKLDAYSRRIPMMGSPSTAHLFIVKPMLGMDVASLFSTHPPIAKRIERLTGRPAEFQA, encoded by the coding sequence ATGAATACTTTTAAGACTGCGTTCCTGCTGACATTGATGACGTTGCTGATGCTCGCCATCGGACAGTACTTTGGTGGCGAACGCGGCATGATCATGGCCCTGGTTTTTGCCGGCGTCATGAACTTCGTCTCGTACTTTTTCTCCGACAAGATTGCCTTGGCGATGTACGGCGCTAAGCCTGTCACTCGCGAACAATCTCCACGTGTTTATGGGATCGTCGAACGGTTGACCCAGCGCACCGGGTTGCCGATGCCCAAGCTGTTTGTCATCCCATCCGAATCCCCGAATGCGTTCGCAACCGGCCGAAATCCGAAGCATGCGTCTGTGGCGGTCACGGAAGGCATCCTGCAATTGCTGACCGACGAAGAACTTGAGGGCGTGCTGGCGCACGAACTCGGCCACGTTCGCAACCGCGACATTCTGATTGGATCCGTTGCCGCAACCATTGCCGGCGCCATCACCATGCTGGCAAGGATGGGCTTCTGGTTTGGAGGCAGCCGCGACGACCGCGACCGTGGAGGAAGTCCGATTGGCGCCATCGCTATGCTGATTCTGGCTCCGCTGGCTGCCATGCTGATCCAGATGGCCGTCTCGCGTTCGCGGGAATACGCTGCCGATGCCACGGGCGCGCACATCACCGGAAACCCGTACGCTTTGGCCAGTGCGCTCCGCAAACTCGATGCCTACTCGCGTCGCATCCCGATGATGGGCAGCCCTTCCACGGCTCACCTTTTCATCGTGAAACCTATGCTGGGCATGGACGTTGCGAGCCTGTTCTCCACTCACCCGCCGATCGCGAAACGAATCGAACGGCTCACCGGCAGGCCGGCTGAATTCCAGGCCTGA
- the shc gene encoding squalene--hopene cyclase, with amino-acid sequence MEANSDNAAPERARHIPTRVGRSGDVLERVSGAMKAAQKYLFSIQQQEGFWCGELEADTTLESEYILMHTLLGTGDQNKMQKGCLWMLDHQNEDGGWPIFDGGPSEISCSVLAYLALKLSGYTEDHPALVKARKKILEMGGVTAVNTYTKIYLCFFGQYDWDAVPAIPPEIVLFPKWFWFNIYEISSWSRAIFIPLAIVYAKKPFKKIPASQGVSELFVGGKENARMHLHWDRKPFTWHNFFLFFDRLTHLFEQVHLRPLRSIALKAAEKWMLDRFERSDGLGAIYPGIMNSIIALRCLGYSVDDPQFIRAVDELEALGIEEERTFRMQPCMSPVWDTAYAIFALGESGVAKDDPRMVRAAEWVLKKQVTHYGDWAVKNKKGKPAGWYFEFNNEFYPDVDDTAQVCLGLNHVDTPDERYHHESIERAIEWIFSMQCKNGGWASFDKDNTKMVFQYIPFADHNAMLDPPTVDITGRILEMLAQFGYTQEDKRVKKAIDFILKEQEADGSWFGRWGCNYLYGTFLVLRGLEAIGVDRNEPYVQQAAEWIRMVQNPDGGWGESLWSYHDPNTRGIGESTSSQTAWACMGLMAAGDTRSDSLERGIAYLLNNQRPDGSWWERSYTGTGFPKVFYLKYHMYAEYFPLMALATYNKLMSTTESGS; translated from the coding sequence ATGGAAGCAAACAGTGATAATGCCGCTCCTGAAAGAGCAAGGCATATCCCGACCAGGGTAGGCCGTAGCGGCGATGTGCTGGAGCGAGTCTCCGGCGCGATGAAAGCGGCCCAGAAGTATCTCTTCTCCATCCAGCAACAAGAAGGTTTCTGGTGCGGTGAACTGGAAGCCGATACCACGCTGGAATCCGAATACATCCTGATGCACACGCTTCTGGGTACGGGTGACCAGAACAAAATGCAGAAGGGGTGTCTATGGATGCTCGACCACCAGAATGAAGATGGTGGTTGGCCGATCTTCGATGGAGGCCCTTCGGAGATCAGTTGCTCGGTGCTTGCCTACTTAGCGCTGAAGTTATCGGGGTACACGGAAGACCATCCGGCGCTGGTGAAGGCGCGGAAAAAGATCCTCGAAATGGGCGGCGTGACGGCCGTCAACACCTACACGAAGATTTACCTGTGCTTCTTCGGGCAATATGACTGGGATGCCGTGCCGGCGATTCCGCCCGAGATTGTCCTGTTTCCCAAGTGGTTCTGGTTCAACATCTACGAGATTTCGTCGTGGTCGCGTGCGATTTTTATCCCGCTGGCCATTGTGTATGCGAAGAAGCCTTTTAAGAAGATTCCGGCTAGCCAGGGCGTATCGGAGCTGTTTGTGGGTGGGAAGGAAAACGCCCGGATGCATCTGCACTGGGACCGGAAGCCTTTCACGTGGCACAACTTCTTCTTGTTTTTTGACCGACTAACACATCTGTTCGAGCAGGTTCACCTGCGTCCGTTGCGGTCGATTGCGTTGAAAGCAGCGGAGAAGTGGATGCTGGATAGGTTCGAGCGCAGCGACGGATTGGGCGCGATTTATCCCGGTATTATGAACTCTATCATCGCGCTGCGGTGCCTGGGCTACTCGGTGGATGATCCGCAGTTTATCCGCGCCGTGGATGAGTTGGAAGCGCTCGGCATCGAGGAAGAGCGAACGTTCCGAATGCAGCCATGCATGTCGCCGGTGTGGGATACGGCATACGCGATATTTGCGCTTGGAGAGAGCGGCGTAGCGAAGGACGATCCGCGCATGGTGCGCGCGGCGGAGTGGGTGCTGAAGAAGCAGGTTACTCACTACGGCGATTGGGCCGTAAAGAACAAGAAGGGCAAACCTGCCGGCTGGTATTTCGAGTTCAACAATGAGTTTTATCCGGACGTGGATGACACCGCCCAGGTATGCCTGGGACTGAATCACGTGGACACCCCGGATGAGCGCTATCATCACGAATCGATCGAGCGTGCTATCGAGTGGATCTTTTCGATGCAATGCAAGAACGGCGGCTGGGCGTCTTTCGACAAGGACAACACCAAGATGGTGTTCCAGTACATCCCGTTCGCTGATCACAACGCCATGCTCGATCCGCCGACGGTGGACATCACGGGACGCATCCTGGAGATGCTGGCGCAGTTTGGATACACGCAAGAAGATAAGCGAGTTAAGAAAGCGATCGACTTCATCCTGAAGGAGCAGGAAGCGGACGGCTCCTGGTTCGGACGCTGGGGCTGCAACTACCTGTACGGGACGTTCCTGGTACTGCGCGGCTTGGAAGCGATTGGTGTCGATCGCAACGAACCTTACGTGCAACAGGCCGCTGAATGGATTCGCATGGTGCAGAATCCGGATGGCGGCTGGGGCGAGAGCCTGTGGTCGTACCATGATCCGAACACGAGAGGCATCGGCGAGAGCACTTCTTCGCAAACTGCCTGGGCGTGCATGGGCCTGATGGCCGCCGGCGACACGCGCAGCGATTCGCTTGAGCGCGGAATTGCGTATCTGCTGAATAACCAGAGACCGGATGGTTCCTGGTGGGAGAGGTCCTACACGGGCACGGGCTTCCCGAAAGTGTTCTACCTGAAGTATCACATGTATGCCGAGTATTTCCCGCTCATGGCTCTGGCTACCTACAACAAACTCATGAGCACCACCGAAAGCGGTTCCTAA
- the hpnA gene encoding hopanoid-associated sugar epimerase has protein sequence METTTDITESEGSTQAHSGRTTLNAFVTGATGFLGSHVARVLADGGANLRLLVRPTSDVRNLAALEKADRVVGDLREPESLKKAMSGCDVVFHVAADYRLWTPTKADVDQMYRSNVEGTRAIIQAAQEAKVRRVVYTSSVATMGFRKDGALVDESAPVTIGDMVSHYKKSKFMAEQVALEAGRKGADVVVVNPTTPIGEQDLKPTPTGRIILDFLKRKFPAYVDTGLNLVDVHQCARGHLMAMEKAQPGERYILGGENLTLKQILDKLSAITGLPSPKVKLPYGVALGFGVFDTFFSGYVLKRTPRASIDEVRMGRKKMFVTSAKAVRELGWREVAVDGALRRSVDWFRTNGYVA, from the coding sequence GTGGAGACTACGACTGACATCACCGAGAGTGAAGGGTCAACCCAAGCCCATTCTGGCCGCACAACGCTGAATGCCTTCGTGACGGGCGCTACGGGATTCCTCGGAAGCCATGTCGCCCGTGTTCTTGCGGACGGCGGCGCAAACCTGCGGCTGCTGGTTCGTCCGACAAGCGATGTTCGTAATCTGGCGGCGCTCGAGAAGGCTGACCGGGTTGTGGGTGATTTGCGCGAACCGGAGTCGCTGAAGAAAGCAATGTCCGGATGCGATGTAGTGTTTCACGTGGCTGCGGATTACCGGTTGTGGACTCCGACGAAGGCGGATGTGGACCAGATGTACCGGTCCAACGTCGAAGGCACGAGGGCCATCATTCAAGCGGCGCAAGAGGCCAAAGTTCGACGCGTGGTGTACACGAGCAGCGTGGCGACGATGGGCTTCCGGAAAGACGGCGCCCTGGTAGATGAATCCGCGCCGGTCACGATTGGTGACATGGTGAGCCACTATAAGAAGTCGAAGTTCATGGCTGAACAAGTGGCGCTGGAAGCGGGGCGCAAAGGGGCCGATGTTGTCGTGGTAAATCCGACGACTCCGATCGGTGAACAGGATTTGAAGCCCACGCCGACGGGACGGATTATTCTCGACTTTCTGAAGCGGAAGTTTCCGGCTTACGTCGACACGGGCTTGAACCTGGTGGATGTCCACCAATGCGCTCGCGGACACTTGATGGCGATGGAGAAAGCGCAACCGGGAGAAAGGTACATTCTCGGTGGCGAAAACCTGACGCTAAAGCAGATACTGGACAAGCTTTCGGCGATCACAGGACTGCCTTCTCCAAAAGTAAAGCTCCCTTACGGAGTGGCGCTTGGCTTCGGCGTGTTCGATACGTTCTTCAGCGGGTACGTATTGAAAAGGACTCCTCGGGCCTCGATTGATGAGGTTCGCATGGGGCGAAAGAAGATGTTTGTTACTTCGGCCAAGGCAGTACGCGAGTTAGGCTGGCGCGAAGTCGCCGTAGATGGTGCGCTGCGGCGCTCCGTCGATTGGTTCAGGACAAACGGATATGTCGCCTAA
- a CDS encoding phytoene/squalene synthase family protein — protein MAAADTARRPANKAAPLQLRAAYAVCRSITRASAKNFYYGFLVLPRRKRDALCAVYAFMRNADDISDAPGISDAERRARLETLMEGFHAVDAGRPTDDPVLLALANAKQRFKIPSHLLEKLVYGTTMDLNFGAAQPTTPGAPVVLYRTFDDLYQYCYHVASVVGLVCICIFGYQHPRAEKLAERTGIAFQVTNIIRDVKEDAQMGRVYLPAADLKQFHVEPNELATSSNVPNLKPLLMLEADRAREFYKSGYELLNYIDEDSRPALWTLVEIYSRLLDKIAKQEYSVLGEKVRLTTWEKVKVLAKGMLKRLK, from the coding sequence ATGGCGGCGGCCGACACGGCACGCCGTCCGGCGAACAAAGCCGCTCCACTCCAACTAAGGGCGGCGTATGCGGTTTGCCGGAGCATAACCAGAGCTTCCGCCAAGAACTTCTATTACGGATTCCTCGTGTTACCGCGCCGAAAGCGTGATGCTCTTTGTGCGGTGTACGCGTTCATGCGGAATGCCGACGACATCTCGGACGCACCGGGAATTTCGGACGCGGAACGACGGGCCAGGCTGGAAACTCTGATGGAAGGTTTCCACGCGGTGGATGCAGGACGACCGACGGATGACCCGGTTCTTCTAGCTCTGGCAAACGCGAAACAGCGGTTCAAGATTCCGAGCCATCTGCTTGAGAAACTCGTCTACGGCACCACGATGGACTTGAATTTCGGCGCCGCTCAACCTACTACGCCGGGTGCGCCCGTTGTTCTTTACCGTACTTTCGATGATCTCTATCAGTATTGCTACCACGTCGCTTCGGTGGTTGGCCTGGTTTGCATCTGCATCTTTGGGTACCAGCATCCGCGGGCTGAAAAACTCGCTGAACGAACCGGAATTGCGTTCCAGGTAACGAACATCATCCGCGACGTAAAGGAAGATGCTCAGATGGGCCGGGTGTATCTTCCGGCGGCGGACCTGAAGCAGTTCCATGTTGAACCCAACGAACTGGCAACGAGCTCCAATGTCCCAAACCTGAAGCCGTTGCTGATGCTGGAAGCGGACCGCGCACGTGAGTTCTACAAGTCCGGGTATGAACTTCTGAACTACATCGATGAGGACAGCCGTCCTGCGCTTTGGACGCTGGTGGAAATCTATAGCCGGTTACTCGATAAGATCGCAAAGCAGGAGTACAGCGTACTTGGAGAAAAGGTCCGGTTGACGACGTGGGAAAAAGTCAAAGTGCTGGCGAAAGGAATGCTGAAGCGTCTGAAGTAA
- the hpnE gene encoding hydroxysqualene dehydroxylase HpnE — protein MPAINTSQTVAVVGGGLGGLAAGCALADAGYRVTLFERRPYLGGRASSYQHPGTGEVVDNCQHVLLGCCTNLIDLYRRSGVENQIRWFDRLNFLEPGGRNSEIAIGALPAPLHTAPTFLTARALGFSDKLAIAKAMLELMGDVNDDGRSFLAWLRSRGQTECAISRFWAPVLVSALNENLENCSIRYGALVFRESFLKSVEAGRMGIPAIPLSELYSAAGDYIRERGGEVNLRAAVESFAAGDSGVVLGVSGQEVKADYAVLAVPFNTVANLLPGDNVGAAIREMAGHFESSPITGIHLWFDRQITTLEHAVLLDRTIQWMFHKSKLLNRDGSGSYVELVVSASKSLVEMGRQEIIDLAVKELGEFLPLVREAKLEKATVIKEVHATYSPKPGVDEYRPKAQTGWPRIVLAGDWTDTGWPATMEGAVRSGYLAAEALTGKQFLVPDLPASGLMKLFC, from the coding sequence ATGCCGGCAATAAACACAAGTCAAACGGTCGCAGTTGTGGGCGGCGGCCTTGGCGGCCTTGCGGCGGGGTGTGCGCTTGCCGATGCAGGATACCGGGTGACGCTGTTCGAGCGGCGTCCGTACTTGGGAGGAAGAGCCTCGTCTTATCAGCATCCGGGGACCGGGGAGGTCGTCGACAACTGCCAGCACGTGCTGCTCGGATGTTGCACGAACTTGATTGATCTATATCGACGAAGCGGGGTGGAGAATCAAATCCGCTGGTTTGATCGGTTGAACTTTCTCGAACCGGGGGGAAGGAACTCCGAAATTGCGATCGGAGCTTTGCCCGCACCGTTGCACACCGCACCAACATTCCTAACAGCCAGAGCCCTTGGTTTCTCCGACAAACTGGCAATAGCTAAAGCAATGCTTGAGCTTATGGGCGACGTGAACGATGACGGAAGATCGTTCCTCGCGTGGCTGCGCAGCCGTGGGCAGACGGAGTGCGCGATCTCGCGGTTCTGGGCTCCGGTGCTGGTTAGTGCGCTGAATGAAAATCTGGAGAACTGCTCGATTCGATACGGGGCACTAGTTTTTCGGGAGTCGTTCCTTAAGTCGGTAGAAGCTGGTCGCATGGGAATCCCGGCGATCCCGTTGAGTGAGTTGTACAGCGCCGCGGGAGATTACATCCGTGAACGTGGCGGCGAAGTGAATTTGCGCGCGGCCGTCGAGAGTTTTGCGGCCGGGGATTCGGGGGTAGTGCTCGGCGTCAGCGGACAGGAAGTTAAGGCCGATTACGCTGTGCTTGCAGTTCCGTTCAATACCGTTGCGAACTTGCTTCCTGGAGACAATGTAGGGGCCGCCATTCGAGAGATGGCCGGTCATTTTGAAAGCTCTCCCATCACGGGCATACACCTGTGGTTTGATCGGCAGATCACCACTCTTGAGCATGCCGTTCTGCTCGACCGGACGATCCAGTGGATGTTCCACAAGTCGAAGCTACTGAACCGCGACGGGTCGGGAAGCTATGTGGAACTGGTGGTCAGCGCGTCGAAGTCGCTGGTGGAGATGGGGCGACAGGAGATTATCGACCTTGCCGTGAAGGAACTGGGCGAATTCTTGCCGCTGGTCCGTGAGGCGAAGCTAGAGAAGGCAACGGTGATCAAGGAAGTTCACGCCACGTACTCACCGAAACCGGGCGTGGATGAGTATCGTCCGAAGGCGCAAACGGGATGGCCCCGCATCGTTCTGGCCGGAGACTGGACCGATACAGGCTGGCCGGCGACGATGGAAGGGGCTGTGCGAAGCGGCTACCTGGCTGCAGAGGCCCTGACAGGCAAGCAATTTCTAGTGCCCGATCTGCCGGCTTCCGGCCTGATGAAGCTATTCTGCTGA
- a CDS encoding zinc-dependent dehydrogenase, with amino-acid sequence MSTVAQVQAAELESIPSTMKALVYQGVNDVRLQEVPVPEIGPGELLVRVHTCGICGTDLKKIATGSHSAPRIFGHETTGVVAAVGTGVKKFVVGDRVAFFHHIPCGTCYYCRHKVFAQCAVYKKVGCTAGFEPSGGGFAEYVRVMDWIVEKGVVRIPDGVSHEQASFMEPVNTCWKAIPLLGLKPEETLLVIGQGPIGIILAALAKRTGARVITSDLFPQRLTIAQAFGLQETLDASQTDTVEYVKKETEGRGADAVILAVPGTKLIGTAIDAARPGGRVMLFAQTAREQAVIDPAAICVDEKTLLGSYSASVDLQEESTGWVFGGGLDLTKLVSHRFPLENAVEGLNVAAHPKPDTMKLVIQPGGNWKDDR; translated from the coding sequence ATGTCAACGGTTGCACAGGTACAAGCGGCGGAGCTTGAGAGTATTCCGTCAACCATGAAGGCGCTCGTCTATCAGGGCGTGAATGACGTTCGCTTGCAAGAAGTGCCGGTCCCGGAGATTGGCCCCGGCGAACTGCTGGTCAGAGTCCACACGTGCGGAATCTGCGGCACCGATCTGAAGAAAATCGCGACGGGATCGCACTCGGCTCCGCGCATATTTGGACATGAGACTACCGGCGTGGTTGCGGCCGTCGGCACAGGGGTTAAGAAGTTCGTTGTCGGCGATAGGGTGGCATTCTTCCACCACATCCCATGCGGTACCTGCTACTACTGCAGGCATAAGGTATTTGCGCAGTGTGCGGTGTACAAGAAGGTTGGCTGTACGGCTGGATTTGAGCCGTCCGGTGGTGGTTTTGCCGAGTACGTCCGGGTGATGGACTGGATCGTGGAGAAGGGCGTCGTGCGGATTCCGGATGGAGTCAGTCACGAGCAGGCGTCGTTCATGGAACCGGTGAACACGTGCTGGAAGGCAATCCCCCTGCTGGGTTTGAAGCCAGAAGAAACTTTGCTGGTGATTGGACAGGGACCCATTGGAATCATCCTGGCCGCACTGGCCAAGAGGACGGGGGCGAGAGTTATCACTTCCGATTTGTTCCCCCAGAGGCTTACAATAGCTCAAGCTTTTGGACTGCAAGAGACACTAGACGCTTCGCAGACTGACACGGTTGAGTACGTAAAAAAAGAAACCGAAGGTCGCGGAGCCGATGCAGTGATTTTGGCTGTCCCGGGGACGAAGCTGATAGGGACTGCCATTGATGCCGCGCGACCGGGTGGGCGCGTGATGCTGTTCGCCCAAACGGCTCGGGAGCAGGCAGTGATTGACCCTGCTGCAATTTGCGTGGACGAGAAGACCCTTCTCGGTTCTTATAGCGCTTCCGTGGACCTGCAAGAAGAATCAACGGGTTGGGTTTTCGGCGGGGGCTTGGATTTGACCAAGCTCGTATCGCACCGTTTTCCGTTGGAAAACGCAGTGGAAGGGTTAAATGTTGCTGCTCATCCGAAACCGGACACCATGAAACTGGTGATTCAGCCGGGCGGCAATTGGAAGGACGACAGATAG
- the hpnC gene encoding squalene synthase HpnC codes for MTQGGNTPLTASDWSALPSSYVTPATAPSLKEAREYCRRLATSHYENFSVATWFLPSQLREHFYAVYAYCRISDDLGDEAGDPQKSLRLLNAWEQELDACYEGRAKHPVFVALADTVRVCDIPKKPFADLLIAFRQDQTTTRYERFEDLLGYCRNSANPVGRLVLYVCGYSDEALQKLSDYTCVGLQLANFWQDVTVDWEKGRLYIPLEDMERFGVTEQQIAERRFSPEFRELMKYEVGRARDLFNMGLPLANLVDEKLGTDIELFTRGGQEILNAIERQDFNVLKSRPSISKSRKVALVLGAALRRVF; via the coding sequence ATGACCCAGGGCGGAAACACACCACTGACCGCTTCAGATTGGTCTGCATTGCCCTCCAGTTATGTCACGCCTGCGACGGCACCTTCTTTAAAGGAAGCACGCGAATATTGCCGGCGCCTGGCTACCAGCCACTACGAGAACTTTTCAGTCGCCACATGGTTCCTTCCGTCGCAACTGCGCGAACACTTTTATGCTGTGTACGCGTACTGCCGGATTTCAGACGACCTCGGAGATGAGGCAGGTGATCCGCAGAAGTCGCTTCGGCTGCTGAATGCATGGGAACAAGAACTCGACGCATGCTACGAAGGCCGCGCGAAGCATCCGGTGTTTGTTGCGCTGGCTGACACCGTTCGAGTCTGCGACATCCCGAAGAAGCCCTTTGCCGACCTGCTAATTGCTTTCCGGCAGGACCAGACGACCACACGGTACGAGCGATTTGAGGACCTGCTTGGATATTGCCGGAATTCCGCGAATCCGGTGGGCCGCCTGGTGCTTTACGTGTGCGGGTATAGTGACGAGGCACTCCAGAAGCTTTCCGATTACACGTGCGTAGGGTTGCAGCTTGCGAACTTCTGGCAGGACGTTACCGTCGACTGGGAAAAAGGACGTCTCTATATACCGCTGGAAGATATGGAGCGTTTCGGTGTGACCGAGCAACAGATTGCAGAGCGTCGGTTTTCACCGGAATTCCGCGAACTGATGAAGTACGAAGTCGGACGTGCGCGAGACCTGTTCAACATGGGACTTCCGCTCGCGAACCTGGTAGACGAGAAGCTGGGCACGGACATCGAACTTTTCACCCGGGGAGGGCAGGAGATCTTGAACGCGATCGAACGGCAGGACTTCAACGTGCTTAAGTCGCGACCGTCGATTTCGAAGTCGCGGAAGGTGGCGCTCGTCCTGGGTGCGGCCCTGAGGAGGGTCTTTTGA
- a CDS encoding MoxR family ATPase: MSTQTLKASSRAAALESALRSIIRGQDDVVRLSLVCLFARGHLLIEGVPGVGKTTLAQAIARALDVDFQRVQFTADMLPSDVLGISMYSTVEQKFEFKRGPVFTNVLLADEINRTTPKTQSALLEAMNEHQVTVDRDSYPLPQPFLVIATQNPVEHHGTYPLPESQMDRFLMRLHMGYPAAESERQILRAEAGAARLDEVQPILSREEVIAIQEEVTGVTVDDSLVEYALAIVNRTRQSAHLSLGVSPRGSLMLYRAAQSLAFVDGRNFATPEDFKTLAIPVFSHRVVVSGRYSSTLKKSEQSEQILREIVESVPVPV; this comes from the coding sequence ATGTCCACACAAACTCTCAAGGCGTCGTCGCGGGCAGCGGCGCTTGAAAGCGCGTTGCGCAGCATCATCCGGGGCCAGGACGATGTTGTCCGTTTGTCATTGGTATGCCTGTTCGCGAGAGGGCACCTGTTAATCGAAGGCGTGCCCGGAGTCGGCAAGACCACGCTGGCGCAAGCCATCGCTCGGGCGCTCGACGTCGACTTCCAACGCGTTCAGTTCACCGCGGACATGTTGCCGAGCGACGTCCTCGGCATCTCGATGTACTCCACCGTTGAGCAGAAGTTCGAGTTCAAGCGCGGTCCCGTATTCACCAACGTTCTGCTCGCCGACGAAATCAACCGCACCACCCCGAAGACGCAGTCCGCCTTGCTGGAAGCCATGAACGAGCACCAGGTGACGGTCGATCGCGACTCCTATCCATTGCCGCAACCTTTCCTGGTAATCGCGACGCAAAACCCAGTCGAACATCATGGCACCTATCCGCTTCCCGAATCGCAGATGGACCGCTTCCTGATGCGGCTTCACATGGGCTACCCAGCGGCTGAGAGCGAGCGACAGATCCTGCGCGCCGAAGCCGGCGCCGCCCGCCTCGACGAAGTACAACCGATCTTGAGCAGAGAAGAAGTCATCGCGATTCAGGAAGAAGTCACCGGCGTGACCGTAGACGATTCGCTGGTTGAATACGCGCTCGCCATCGTGAACCGGACTCGCCAATCGGCGCACCTTTCGCTCGGTGTGTCACCTCGCGGTTCGCTGATGCTGTATCGCGCCGCTCAGTCTTTGGCTTTTGTCGACGGACGAAACTTCGCCACACCAGAAGACTTCAAGACGCTTGCCATCCCCGTCTTCTCTCATCGCGTGGTTGTGAGCGGTCGCTACTCTTCTACTTTGAAGAAGTCTGAGCAATCAGAGCAGATTCTGCGGGAAATCGTAGAGAGCGTGCCGGTTCCTGTCTAG
- a CDS encoding zinc-binding dehydrogenase translates to MTAAVLYGKEDVKIEKVPIPRLAEGEVLIKVQVALTCGTDLKVYQRGYHARMIVPPALFGHELAGVIEEVGPGVRGFKRGQRVVALNSAPCGMCFYCSKHQENLCEDLLFNNGAYAEYIKVPRRIVEANMLAIPPDVSYEEAAMVEPLACVLRGLHETGVEIGDTVAVIGGGPIGLMFMQAAKLTGCNVIAVVKRDGQVAAAKRIGSHEVVQITQVKDPVESVRALTPDRRGADVVVEAVGRPTAWEWAIDMVRKGGTVNFFGGCASGTKVSLDTQRLHYSEVTLKATFHHTPESVRKAFALISERKIKGNDYITGEAPLSRLQHVLKHMLNRNGDIKTAIIPGH, encoded by the coding sequence ATGACGGCAGCCGTCCTCTATGGCAAAGAGGACGTAAAGATCGAGAAAGTTCCCATTCCGCGATTGGCGGAAGGCGAAGTTCTGATCAAGGTACAGGTAGCCCTCACTTGCGGCACCGATTTAAAGGTGTACCAGCGCGGGTACCATGCGCGCATGATTGTTCCTCCGGCCTTGTTTGGGCACGAATTGGCCGGAGTGATTGAAGAGGTAGGCCCCGGGGTGAGGGGCTTCAAGCGCGGCCAACGTGTGGTTGCGCTCAACTCCGCGCCGTGCGGGATGTGCTTCTACTGCTCCAAGCACCAGGAGAATCTTTGCGAAGACCTGCTCTTCAATAACGGCGCTTACGCGGAATACATCAAAGTGCCCCGACGGATCGTGGAAGCGAACATGCTCGCGATTCCGCCCGACGTCTCGTACGAAGAAGCTGCCATGGTGGAACCCCTGGCTTGCGTGCTGCGTGGACTGCACGAGACAGGGGTAGAGATCGGCGACACCGTAGCCGTGATCGGCGGCGGCCCAATCGGCCTTATGTTTATGCAGGCCGCGAAACTTACGGGCTGCAATGTGATTGCGGTCGTAAAACGTGACGGGCAGGTGGCTGCCGCAAAGCGGATCGGCTCGCACGAAGTGGTTCAGATCACGCAGGTAAAGGATCCGGTGGAATCAGTCCGAGCCCTGACGCCCGACCGTCGTGGTGCTGACGTAGTGGTTGAAGCTGTCGGCCGTCCGACGGCATGGGAGTGGGCCATTGACATGGTCCGCAAGGGCGGAACCGTGAATTTCTTCGGAGGGTGCGCGTCGGGAACCAAGGTGAGCCTGGACACCCAGCGCCTGCACTACTCGGAGGTCACACTCAAGGCGACGTTCCATCACACTCCGGAAAGCGTGCGGAAGGCGTTTGCCCTGATTTCGGAGCGAAAGATCAAGGGCAATGACTACATTACTGGAGAAGCGCCCTTGTCGCGCCTGCAGCATGTGTTGAAGCACATGTTGAACCGGAATGGCGACATCAAGACGGCGATTATTCCCGGTCACTAG